The segment GAACGCGCGGGCCTTGGCGATGGCGGGCATTTCCGCGGCGGCTTCGCGCACCAGCATCTGGTTGCTCAGCTCCGAAAGATGCTGTGCAAACACGCCGATCAGCCGGACCATCGACTCGTATTGTTTTTTCGCGATGACGCGCGTCCCGAAGTAGGCGGCCTCGAGCTTCGCGAGGTCGACGTCGAGCTTCCACTCGGCGAGCTGGCGGACGATCTTCTGGAAGCCGGTCTTCGTCGGCGCGCGGAACATCACCTGGCCGGTCTGCAAATGTCCGAGCACTTTTTCTCCCACCCGCACCGGCACGGCGGATTCCGCCAGGCCGGCGAAGCATTCGAGCGTGCAGGCATCGTAGCTGGCCTCGGTTTCCATCCGGTGCTGCATGCGCAGGCACGCGGCGCACGACTGATTGCGCGCGGCCATCAGCGCACAGAACGGATTCACGTTGTGCGACTGGTGCAGCGGCGATTGAAACGAACCGAGTGGTCGGAGCGCGAGGGGCAGGCCGGTCGCCGACTCGAACGCCTTCACGTAATCGCGGAAAATCTCCGCACGTTCGAGATGGGGAACGATGCTGCGCTGGTGCTCAGCGGCAGCGGGCGCCGGGGTATCGGCCAGGGGGAGGGACGTGTGTGGCATTGCGTGCGCAGCATACGACACAAAATGCGGCGAGATAATTGGGTTCGCGGCGCGTTCTGACTAGGGATTTTTCTTACGTCGTCCCCGCGGTTGCGGAAGTCGCGGCCGACGCGGAGATTCTGATGCGCTGGACGAGGCGGAGCGGATCAGGCCACGTCAGGATGATCGGCAGAATCTGCCGGCACCTCGCCGAAATGCTCGGTCACCGAACGGCAGAGGCCGATGAACGTCTCCTCGCCGAGCGGCAGCCGCCGGCCGCGCAGATAGGCGATGCCCCAGGTGCGCCGCAGCCGCTTGCGGCCGAGCGGGAAGCTGACGAGCGCGCCATTCTCCAGTTCGGCGCGGGCCACCCACGGCGCCAGCACCCCGACGCCGACGCCGATTTTCACCAGCTCCTTGATCGCGTCCATGCTGCCGAGTTCGATGAAATGGCCGATCGTCATCCGCTCCTGGCGAAAATAGTCCGTGACCAGCCGGAACGTGTAGCTGGCCTTGTTGTAGAGGACGATCGTTTCGGCAGCGAGCGAGCCGGGCGTCGTGCGCTCCTGCTGGACCCACGCGTGCACCGGCGAGGTGAGCAGCCGCAACTCGTCTTGGAACAGCGGGACGAAATCGAATTCCCCGCGCGTCTCCGGCTGGAGCATGATTGCGAGATCGATCCGGTTGCTTTGCAGCAGCTCGACCTGCGTGGCGTGATCACCCGGCTCGATCGTGATCACCGATTTCGGGAAGCTTTGCTTGAACTCGCGCAGCACGGTGGGGAGCAGATACTGGCAGGCGGTGGTACTGGCGCCGACGCGCAGCCGGCCGTGACCCCAGCGCGAGAGCGCGTCGAGTCCGGCACGCGCGGCCTCCATTTCGCGCAGAATTTTTTCGACGTGCCGCAGAAACTGCTCGCCGGCCTGCGTGAGGAGCACGCGGCGGTTGGCGCGATCGACGAGCCGGCTGCCGACCTCGGCCTCGAGCGCCTTGATGGCGTGGCTCACGGCGCTTTGGGTGAGGAACAACTCCTTGGCGGCGAGCGTGAAGCTCTGGCAGCGCGCCAGCGCGGCGAAGGCGAGCAGCTGGCGGCTGTCGAGTGGGCGACTGGCCGATGAAAGAGCCTCATTCATGAAATGAATTCTTTGCTCAGCACCAATCGCGCCACGCGCGCCGGCTGGCACGTCGGCGGCTCAACCGGCGCCGATGACCGATCGTCCTCTCCACCGCACGTCACGCGCCGCTGTCCGGCCGCTCCGGATCGGTTTTCTCGCGCTGACCGACGCGGCGCCACTGATCGTGGCGGAGGTGCGCGGGTTGTTTCGGCAGCGCGGGCTCGACGTGGTGCTCCAGCGCGAGGTGGGCTGGGCGACGATCCGGGAGAAAATTCTCTACGGCGAGCTCGACGCGGCGCAGGCGCCGGCGCCGATGTTGTGGTCCACGCGGCTGGGGATCGAATGCGCCCCCAGCGCCGTGCTGACCGCGTTCGTATTCAATCTCCACGGCAGTGCGCTGACGCTGTCCAGCGCGCTGCACGCGGCCGGCGCGCAGGATCCGGCGACATTGCGCAGCCTTGCCCGGAGCCGACGGGGCGAAAGCCGGCTGACGTTTGGCATCGTCTTCCCGTTTTCCTCCCATCACCTGCTGCTCCGCCGCTGGCTGGCGGCAGCCGGGCTGCGGCCCGAGCACGACGTGCGGATCGTGGTCGTGCCGCCGGCGCAGATGTTTCGAAACCTGGAGGCGGGCACGATCGACGGCTATTGCGCCGGCGAGCCGTGGAATTCCGTCGCGGTGCGTGCGGGGCG is part of the Opitutus terrae PB90-1 genome and harbors:
- a CDS encoding LysR family transcriptional regulator, translated to MNEALSSASRPLDSRQLLAFAALARCQSFTLAAKELFLTQSAVSHAIKALEAEVGSRLVDRANRRVLLTQAGEQFLRHVEKILREMEAARAGLDALSRWGHGRLRVGASTTACQYLLPTVLREFKQSFPKSVITIEPGDHATQVELLQSNRIDLAIMLQPETRGEFDFVPLFQDELRLLTSPVHAWVQQERTTPGSLAAETIVLYNKASYTFRLVTDYFRQERMTIGHFIELGSMDAIKELVKIGVGVGVLAPWVARAELENGALVSFPLGRKRLRRTWGIAYLRGRRLPLGEETFIGLCRSVTEHFGEVPADSADHPDVA
- a CDS encoding CmpA/NrtA family ABC transporter substrate-binding protein, encoding MTDRPLHRTSRAAVRPLRIGFLALTDAAPLIVAEVRGLFRQRGLDVVLQREVGWATIREKILYGELDAAQAPAPMLWSTRLGIECAPSAVLTAFVFNLHGSALTLSSALHAAGAQDPATLRSLARSRRGESRLTFGIVFPFSSHHLLLRRWLAAAGLRPEHDVRIVVVPPAQMFRNLEAGTIDGYCAGEPWNSVAVRAGRGWCPTWSAAQFPGLAEKVLMVTEAFARHRGREHAALVSALTEAAAWCDAPANRAELARLLSGAAYLNLPERVITPALSGAFDCGFGRIEALPDFLVFHRDGANAPDPAKALALQHELVSAGLVPPKTDPRLPRQLFREDLFREAFPCTTYELIAPSCSHGL
- a CDS encoding PocR ligand-binding domain-containing protein is translated as MPHTSLPLADTPAPAAAEHQRSIVPHLERAEIFRDYVKAFESATGLPLALRPLGSFQSPLHQSHNVNPFCALMAARNQSCAACLRMQHRMETEASYDACTLECFAGLAESAVPVRVGEKVLGHLQTGQVMFRAPTKTGFQKIVRQLAEWKLDVDLAKLEAAYFGTRVIAKKQYESMVRLIGVFAQHLSELSNQMLVREAAAEMPAIAKARAFIAEHKAEEISLADVARAVNMSGFYFCKVFKRATGLTFTDYLARLRVETVKEMLLNPHVRVSEAAYASGFQSLSQFNRVFRRIAGESPTVYRDRIHGPSHGLAPRSAFAHAA